In Bradyrhizobium sp. WBOS07, the genomic window GATTTCGTCGAGGGCAATGCCGAGGCGCTTGGCTTCGCCGATCGCAGCTTCGACGCCTATACGATCGCTTTCGGCATTCGCAACGTGCCGCGGATCGACCTGGCGCTGCGTGAGGCCTATCGCGTGCTCAAGCCCGGCAGCCGCTTCCTGTGCCTGGAATTCTCCACCGTCGAGATGCCCGGGCTCGATCGTCTTTATGACCTGTTCTCGTTCAAGGTCATCCCGCCGCTCGGCCGCATGGTCACGGGCGATGCCGAATCCTACCAATATCTCGTCGAATCGATCCGCAAGTTTCCCAAGCCTGCCGCCTTCGCCGACATGATCCGCGACGCCGGCTTTGCCCGCGTCGGCTGGCAGACACTCTCCGGCGGCATCGTCGCACTGCATTCGGGCTGGCGTTTGTGA contains:
- the ubiE gene encoding bifunctional demethylmenaquinone methyltransferase/2-methoxy-6-polyprenyl-1,4-benzoquinol methylase UbiE is translated as MDRPGETTHFGFKDVPLGDKQTLVNDVFHSVASRYDLMNDLMSGGLHRVWKDIMITALDPPRSDRPFALLDVAGGTGDIAFRAAKAAGTGFHATVCDINADMLAVGRERAVKRNLDTRVDFVEGNAEALGFADRSFDAYTIAFGIRNVPRIDLALREAYRVLKPGSRFLCLEFSTVEMPGLDRLYDLFSFKVIPPLGRMVTGDAESYQYLVESIRKFPKPAAFADMIRDAGFARVGWQTLSGGIVALHSGWRL